The DNA segment GATCGCGCCGGCCGTGCTCTCCCGCCTGCTGGCAGAGACGCCTCTGCGCGGGCTGCCGCCCGATCTGCTGGTGGGCTCCGAGACCAGCGACGACGCGGCGGTGTATCGCCTCAACGACGAGCAGGCCATTGTCGCCACCACGGATTTCTTCACGCCGATCGTGGACGATCCCTACGACTTCGGCCGCATCGCCGCCACCAACGCGCTGTCCGACGTGTATGCCATGGGCGGCAAGCCCCTGTTCGCGCTGGCCATCGTCGGCATGCCATTGGGCAAGCTGCCGGAGGATGTCATCCGTCGCATTCTGGCTGGAGGCGAGGCGGTATGCGCCGCGGCGGGCATCCCCATCGCCGGCGGGCACAGCATCGATGTGCTGGAGCCGATCTACGGTCTGGTCGGCATCGGCGTGGTGCATCCGGCGCGGGTCAAACGCAACAGCGCGGCCCAGGCAGGTGACACGCTGATCCTCGGCAAGCCGCTGGGTATCGGCATGCTTTCGGCGGCATTGAAGAAGGGCCGGCTCTCCACGGCGGGCTATGACAAAATGCTGAAATGGACCACGCTGCTGAACACGCCGGGGATTGCCCTGGCGGAAATGGCCGACGTTCATGCGGTGACCGATGTCACCGGTTTCGGCCTCGCCGGTCATCTGCTTGAAATCTGCCGTGGCTCTGGCATTGGCGCGCGTATCAACTTTGACAGCCTGCCCCTGATTGCGGAAGCCGTGCAGCATGCTCGCGCTGGCATCGCCACCGGCGCCTCGGCGCGCAACTGGGCGGCCTATGGCGAGCAACTGCTTTTGCCAACGGGATGCGCCGATTGGCAAAGAAACCTGCTCACCGACCCACAGACCAGCGGCGGCTTGCTGGTGGCCTGCGCACCCGGGAGTGCCGACAAGGTGCTGGACCTGTTGCGCGCGGAGGGCTTCGACGCGGCGGCCGTGATCGGAAGCATGACGGCGGACACGCCAGAGATTCAGGTGACATAGCCACGGCAGGGTATCGACCATCGGGGACGACGCTATCGAAGAGGCAGTCGATCTGCACGCTCGCTATGTCCGGCTCGCGCGAAGTCGAGGTCGTAATTGCCATGGATAATCCTTTCGTTACTTCTTTCCCCGACAGCATCCTGAATGCGAGTGTACCCAAGGCGAACATCATCGAGCTTTTGACTGCTGATCTTCCGGCGGTCTGCCCTCTCCCGTCCATGCCATTGTGGGCTTTGCGTCCGCGGATTTTCTTAGACGCGGTCAACGAGAAGGAGATAACGTGCCCGTAATGCGGTACGCGCTATCGGCTGCGCCGCAATGTCCCGATGC comes from the Georgfuchsia toluolica genome and includes:
- the selD gene encoding selenide, water dikinase SelD, which gives rise to MNDKIPESNVPAFVRIRLTEFSHGGGCGCKIAPAVLSRLLAETPLRGLPPDLLVGSETSDDAAVYRLNDEQAIVATTDFFTPIVDDPYDFGRIAATNALSDVYAMGGKPLFALAIVGMPLGKLPEDVIRRILAGGEAVCAAAGIPIAGGHSIDVLEPIYGLVGIGVVHPARVKRNSAAQAGDTLILGKPLGIGMLSAALKKGRLSTAGYDKMLKWTTLLNTPGIALAEMADVHAVTDVTGFGLAGHLLEICRGSGIGARINFDSLPLIAEAVQHARAGIATGASARNWAAYGEQLLLPTGCADWQRNLLTDPQTSGGLLVACAPGSADKVLDLLRAEGFDAAAVIGSMTADTPEIQVT